In the Elusimicrobiota bacterium genome, GGAAAGACCGAGTTGCGCCACATGGGCCCGGGCCTCCCGCGCCATCTCATCGGAAAGTTCGACCCCGATAAACTTCGTTTGGGGGTTAAAGGCCGCCACTTGCGCCAACTGGGTGGCGGGGCCACACCCCAAATCGACCACTGTTCCGCACCCATAAATCGCCTGGGTGATGCGGGCCGTTTGATAGATATAGTTGGCGGACATAATGCCGTCCACACGCCCGGCGTTGCGGTAGGCCGCGACCTCCGCTTCCCCATCCATAATCAAGTCGGGCTCCGGTTCCCGAGGGAAATGGTTTTTGGCGCGGATCTCACGGAGGAATGACGTCATCAATTGCAACCGGGGAAATTTGACCGGCTGAAAAATCTCGCCCATCCCCATCGCGATATCCTGGTCCGGTGTGTTTTTCCCAACGGGAAGGGGTGCACGTGGAACGGACGGAGCAGGTGACGATACTTCCACGGGAAAAGTGGCCCCCCCCTTTCCCAATCGAAACACCACGGCTGTAAACTTCTGGTCAACATCCGGGACCCAGTGGGCGAGTTCCGCGGCTCCTTTTTCGATGGACCTCGATTCCACCGGGTGGGAGGCCCCGTTCTTTTCGGCCCACCGCCTTCGGGCCAATTGAACGATTTCAGGGAACACTTCAACCTTAAACCCACGAAGTTCCGCCGTCATGTGAAACCGCGCGAAGGCCCGACCCGCCCGGAGAAGGGAAGCGGGGGATCCCGTGTCGGTAAGGAAAAAACCCACGGCCAAGGTGCTTTCCCACCTGTCGCCCAAAGCAGGGGATCCCAAAAGAGAAAGGATTTGGCCCATTTGTTCCATTTCCCGACGGTCTTCCATCAAAAAGAAATCCACCCCAGGTTCCTCAACCACCAAGCGCATGGCGCGTCGAGTGGCCGGAGTAAAAAGACCACTGCGTTGCGATCGCACCCACCCCGTCGCCCCCAGAGCGGAGGAGAGGAGGTGAACCCGAGGAACGGACGGAAGGGGTTTCACCCGCCCACCAGGGATTGAATCATTGACAACAACCTCCAGCTGGAATCCAGCCCCCGCGGACAGAGTTTCC is a window encoding:
- a CDS encoding class I SAM-dependent methyltransferase, with translation MNPGTPQYKSGGGDLRIHAEPTPFLDLVERVRRNPLGEVRCPWLLEWDGQALHVKLDPSPSSSLPEDQWFSLGTVLEEMETLSAGAGFQLEVVVNDSIPGGRVKPLPSVPRVHLLSSALGATGWVRSQRSGLFTPATRRAMRLVVEEPGVDFFLMEDRREMEQMGQILSLLGSPALGDRWESTLAVGFFLTDTGSPASLLRAGRAFARFHMTAELRGFKVEVFPEIVQLARRRWAEKNGASHPVESRSIEKGAAELAHWVPDVDQKFTAVVFRLGKGGATFPVEVSSPAPSVPRAPLPVGKNTPDQDIAMGMGEIFQPVKFPRLQLMTSFLREIRAKNHFPREPEPDLIMDGEAEVAAYRNAGRVDGIMSANYIYQTARITQAIYGCGTVVDLGCGPATQLAQVAAFNPQTKFIGVELSDEMAREARAHVAQLGLSNVTFIKQDMTNLDAFSDHSVDGVMSTLALHHLPTRGHLQKTFQEVNRILAPGGSVYLTDFGRLKSLWTVLFFAYKNADRQPNLFSRDYERSLRAAFLLEDYQALTRECLPTGVRVQSTFRVPFLVAVKTPDKPVPSEVSEGLRLLAKALPSRYKADLNEMRLFYRLGGFGRDLFR